One region of Oryza glaberrima chromosome 7, OglaRS2, whole genome shotgun sequence genomic DNA includes:
- the LOC127778427 gene encoding transcription factor PCF6-like, translated as MELAGSNNKRGRVRGPNDDDDDAGEPDAKRHHHQLLLPWPQQQQQQHPASRIYRVSRASGGKDRHSKVYTAKGIRDRRVRLSVSTAIQFYDLQDRLGYDQPSKAIEWLIKAAAAAIDKLPSLDTASFPTHPASSAAVAAAAAPPLPHAEREQQQQLTKSGCSSTSETSKGSVLSLSRSESRVKARERARERSSAAAAAASKDAGDDAATPTAPTAAPASSQAASFTELLTGMAAANASPADHKQQQAWQPMTVAAATADYIGFAAAAAAPHTQPRKSAAGHHSAMPHTFASPAPHLANITPIAMAPAQHFTLTPAAAEHHAEMTHYSFDHFMPVHAAAAAAAAASTPAGGDYNLNFSMSSGLVGVHSRGTLQSNSQSHLSSHHHHHHQQQQQQQQLQRLSAPLDAPNIPFLFSPAAAPTAADTQFAAALQLWDGFRHADIKEKGKH; from the coding sequence ATGGAGCTCGCCGGCAGCAACAACAAGCGGGGGAGGGTGAGGGGgcccaacgacgacgacgacgacgccggggaGCCGGACGCCAAGCGCCATCACCACCAGCTGCTCTTGCCgtggccgcagcagcagcagcagcagcatccggCGTCGCGGATCTACCGGGTGTCGCGGGCCTCCGGCGGGAAGGACCGCCACAGCAAGGTGTACACGGCCAAGGGCATCCGCGACCGCCGCGTCCGCCTCTCCGTCTCCACCGCCATCCAGTTCTACGACCTCCAGGATCGTCTCGGGTATGACCAGCCGAGCAAGGCCATCGAGTGGCTCatcaaggccgccgccgccgccatcgacaaGCTCCCTTCGCTTGATACCGCTTCCTTCCCCACCcaccccgcctcctccgccgctgttgctgctgctgctgctcctcctcttccccatgCCGaacgcgagcagcagcagcagctcaccAAGTCCGGATGCAGTAGCACGTCGGAGACCAGCAAGGGCTccgtcctctccctctcccgctccGAGAGCCGCGTCAAGGCCAGGGAGCGCGCCAGGGAGCGGAgcagcgcggccgcggccgcagcATCCAAGGACGCCGGGGACGACGCCGCCACCCCcaccgcgcccaccgccgcgcccgcctcctCGCAGGCGGCTTCCTTCACCGAGCTACTCACCGGGATGGCCGCAGCCAACGCCTCACCCGCTGACcacaagcagcagcaggcgtGGCAGCCGATGAccgtcgccgcggccaccgccgactacatcggcttcgccgccgccgccgccgcgccgcataCGCAGCCGCGGAAATCCGCCGCGGGCCATCACTCCGCGATGCCGCACACCTTCGCATCACCCGCTCCCCACCTCGCCAACATCACCCCCATCGCCATGGCGCCCGCGCAGCACTTCACCCtcacacccgccgccgccgagcaccacGCGGAGATGACGCACTACTCGTTCGACCACTTCATGCCCGTCcacgcggcagcagcggcggcggcggcggcctccaccccggccggcggcgactaCAACCTCAACTTCTCCATGTCCTCGGGTCTTGTGGGTGTCCACAGTAGGGGGACCCTTCAGTCCAATTCGCAGTCTCACCTCTCcagccatcaccaccaccatcaccagcaacagcagcagcagcagcagctgcagagGCTGTCTGCTCCGCTGGATGCGCCCAACATTCCGTTCCTCTTcagcccggccgccgcgcccaccgccgcggaCACCCAGTTCGCCGCCGCATTGCAGCTCTGGGACGGGTTCCGGCACGCCGACATCAAGGAGAAGGGCAAGCACTGA
- the LOC127778426 gene encoding leucine-rich repeat receptor-like serine/threonine-protein kinase At1g17230 yields the protein MAASVARVLLAAAVFFAAVAAAAAASSSSAAAAALMEFKTKLDDVDGRLSSWGAAGGSGGGDPCGWPGIACSAAMEVIAVMLHGLNLHGELSAAVCALPRLAVLNVSKNALAGALPPGLAACRALEVLDLSTNSLHGCIPPSLCSLPSLRQLFLSENFLSGEIPAAIGNLTALEELEIYSNNLTGGIPTTIAALQRLRIIRAGLNDLSGPIPVEISACASLAVLGLAQNNLAGELPGELSRLKNLTTLILWQNALSGEIPPELGDIPSLEMLALNDNAFTGGVPRELGALPSLAKLYIYRNQLDGTIPRELGDLQSAVEIDLSENKLTGVIPGELGRIPTLRLLYLFENRLQGSIPPELGELTVIRRIDLSINNLTGTIPMEFQNLTDLEYLQLFDNQIHGVIPPMLGAGSNLSVLDLSDNRLTGSIPPHLCKFQKLIFLSLGSNRLIGNIPPGVKACRTLTQLQLGGNMLTGSLPVELSLLQNLSSLDMNRNRFSGPIPPEIGKFRSIERLILSENYFVGQIPPGIGNLTKLVAFNISSNQLTGPIPRELARCTKLQRLDLSKNSLTGVIPQELGTLVNLEQLKLSDNSLNGTIPSSFGGLSRLTELQMGGNRLSGQLPVELGQLTALQIALNVSYNMLSGEIPTQLGNLHMLEFLYLNNNELEGEVPSSFGELSSLLECNLSYNNLAGPLPSTTLFQHMDSSNFLGNNGLCGIKGKSCSGLSGSAYASREAAVQKKRLLREKIISISSIVIAFVSLVLIAVVCWSLKSKIPDLVSNEERKTGFSGPHYFLKERITFQELMKVTDSFSESAVIGRGACGTVYKAIMPDGRRVAVKKLKCQGEGSNVDRSFRAEITTLGNVRHRNIVKLYGFCSNQDCNLILYEYMANGSLGELLHGSKDVCLLDWDTRYRIALGAAEGLRYLHSDCKPKVIHRDIKSNNILLDEMMEAHVGDFGLAKLIDISNSRTMSAIAGSYGYIAPEYAFTMKVTEKCDIYSFGVVLLELVTGQSPIQPLEQGGDLVNLVRRMTNSSTTNSEIFDSRLNLNSRRVLEEISLVLKIALFCTSESPLDRPSMREVISMLMDARASAYDSFSSRASEAPIEDDSSLKH from the exons ATGGCGGCATCCGTGGCGAGGGTGTTGCTCGCGGCGGCGGTCTTCTTTGccgctgtcgctgccgccgccgcggcgtcgtcgtcgtcggcggcggcggcggcgctgatggAGTTCAAGACCAAGCTGGACGACGTGGACGGGCGCCTCTCGAGTtggggcgcggcgggcggcagcggtggcggcgacccgTGCGGGTGGCCCGGCATTGCCTGCTCCGCCGCGATGGAGGTCATCGCGGTGATGCTCCACGGCCTCAACCTCCACGGCGAGCTCTCCGCCGCCGTGTGCGCGCTCCCGCGCCTCGCCGTCCTCAACGTGTCCAAGaacgcgctcgccggcgcgctccCGCCCGGCCTCGCCGCGTGCCGCGCCCTCGAGGTGCTCGACCTCAGCACCAACTCCCTCCACGGCTGCATCCCGCCGTCGCTCTGCTCCCTCCCGTCCCTCCGCCAGCTGTTCCTCAGCGAGAACTTCCTGTCCGGCGAGATCCCGGCGGCCATCGGCAACCTCACCGCCCTCGAGGAGCTCGAAATCTACAGcaacaacctcaccggcggGATCCCGACCACCATCGCGGCGCTCCAGCGCCTCCGCATCATCCGCGCGGGGCTCAACGACCTCTCCGGCCCGATCCCCGTCGAGATCAGCGCGTGCGCCAGCCTCGCCGTGCTCGGCCTCGCCCAGAAcaacctcgccggcgagctccccggcGAGCTCTCCCGCCTCAAGAACCTCACCACATTGATCCTCTGGCAGAACGCCCTCTCCGGCGAgatcccgccggagctcggcgacATCCCCAGCCTCGAGATGCTCGCCCTCAACGACAACGCCTTCACCGGCGGCGTCCCCAGGGAGCTCGGCGCGCTGCCATCCCTCGCCAAGCTCTACATTTACCGGAACCAGCTCGACGGCACCATCCCAAGGGAGCTCGGCGACCTCCAGAGCGCCGTCGAGATCGACCTCTCGGAGAACAAGCTCACCGGCGTCATCCCCGGCGAGCTCGGCCGGATTCCGACGCTCCGGCTGCTCTACCTCTTCGAGAACAGGTTGCAAGGAAGCATCCCaccggagctcggcgagctCACCGTCATCAGGAGGATTGATCTGTCCATCAACAACCTCACCGGCACAATTCCAATGGAGTTTCAGAACCTCACCGATTTGGAGTACCTGCAGCTGTTCGACAACCAAATCCATGGTGTCATCCCTCCTATGCTTGGTGCAGGCAGCAACCTTTCGGTGCTCGATTTGTCGGATAATCGGCTGACGGGGAGCATCCCACCTCACCTTTGCAAGTTCCAGAAGCTCATCTTCTTGAGCCTCGGATCGAACCGCCTCATCGGCAACATCCCCCCGGGGGTGAAGGCTTGTAGGACATTGACACAGCTCCAATTGGGGGGGAACATGCTCACCGGGAGCCTCCCCGTCGAGCTTTCGCTGCTGCAGAACCTGTCGTCGCTTGACATGAACCGGAACCGGTTCTCGGGACCGATACCGCCCGAGATCGGCAAGTTCAGGAGCATAGAGAGGCTGATTTTGTCGGAGAATTACTTTGTTGGGCAGATCCCTCCTGGCATTGGCAACCTCACCAAGCTTGTCGCCTTCAATATATCGTCGAACCAGCTCACCGGACCGATTCCTCGGGAGCTGGCGCGGTGTACGAAGCTCCAGAGGCTTGATCTGAGTAAGAACTCCCTCACTGGAGTCATTCCTCAGGAGCTTGGCACACTGGTGAACCTGGAGCAACTGAAGCTATCTGACAATAGTCTGAATGGAACCATACCAAGCAGTTTCGGAGGCCTTTCCCGGCTCACCGAGCTGCAGATGGGAGGCAACCGCTTGTCCGGCCAATTGCCGGTCGAGCTTGGCCAGCTCACTGCGCTCCAGATTGCGCTGAATGTCAGTTACAACATGCTATCTGGTGAGATCCCGACTCAACTAGGAAACTTGCACATGCTGGAGTTCCTTTACTTGAACAACAATGAGCTAGAAGGTGAAGTCCCTTCCTCATTCGGAGAGCTCTCGAGTCTGCTGGAGTGCAACCTTTCTTACAACAATCTTGCCGGGCCGCTTCCCAGCACCACGCTGTTCCAGCACATGGACAGCAGCAATTTCCTGGGAAACAATGGCCTTTGTGGTATCAAAGGGAAATCATGTTCAGGATTATCAGGGTCAGCCTATGCAAGCAGGGAAGCAGCGGTGCAGAAGAAGCGGCTTCTCAGGGAGAAGATCATCAGCATTTCCTCCATTGTTATCGCGTTTGTCTCATTGGTGTTGATCGCAGTCGTTTGCTGGTCCTTGAAATCCAAGATACCTGATCTTGTATCGAACGAAGAGCGCAAGACTGGGTTTTCAGGTCCTCACTACTTCCTGAAGGAACGGATAACCTTTCAGGAGCTTATGAAGGTGACCGACAGCTTCTCAGAGAGTGCCGTAATTGGAAGGGGTGCTTGTGGCACTGTCTATAAGGCTATCATGCCTGATGGGAGAAGAGTTGCAGTGAAGAAGCTGAAGTGCCAGGGAGAAGGTTCCAATGTCGATAGAAGCTTTCGAGCTGAGATAACTACACTCGGAAATGTCAGGCACCGGAACATTGTCAAGCTGTATGGTTTCTGCTCCAATCAGGACTGCAATCTTATCCTGTATGAGTACATGGCAAATGGTAGCCTTGGAGAGTTGCTTCATGGTAGCAAGGATGTGTGTCTACTGGACTGGGACACCCGTTATCGGATCGCTCTCGGGGCTGCGGAAGGTCTGAGGTATCTTCACAGTGACTGCAAACCGAAGGTGATTCACCGTGACATAAAATCGAACAACATATTGCTTGATGAAATGATGGAGGCTCATGTAGGGGACTTTGGCTTGGCAAAACTGATTGATATTTCCAACTCCAGAACAATGTCTGCTATTGCCGGTTCATATGGCTACATTGCACCAG AGTATGCTTTTACCATGAAGGTGACTGAAAAATGTGACATTTATAGCTTCGGGGTAGTCTTGTTGGAGCTAGTGACGGGACAATCTCCGATTCAACCTCTTGAGCAAGGAGGGGATCTTGTCAATCTAGTGAGGCGGATGACAAACAGTTCGACAACAAATTCTGAAATTTTTGACAGCAGGCTGAATCTGAACTCAAGGAGGGTTCTGGAAGAAATTTCACTGGTTCTGAAGATTGCATTGTTCTGCACCAGCGAGTCGCCACTAGATAGGCCTAGCATGCGTGAAGTAATATCAATGCTGATGGATGCCAGAGCCTCTGCTTATGATTCTTTTTCGTCTCGAGCGTCGGAGGCGCCTATAGAAGATGATTCTTCTCTTAAACATTAG